The genome window AGGGAAGTTCTTCCTTGGTTTTACTAGTCATAAGCCGATTCTTACAATTATGGGGGGGAGTTTAGGGGCCAAGAAAATAAATGAAATCGTTCGTGATAATTTAGATACATTATTACAATCCTATCAAATTGTGCATCTATGTGGGAAAGGAAATCTTTCAGAAGATCATGCAGGGATAAATGGATACAAACAATTTGAGTATGTCTATAATGAATTAGCTGATATCCTAGCAGCGACAGAATTCGTTATTACGAGAGGCGGATCTAATTCTATTTTTGAATTTCTTGCCTTAAAAATTCCTATGCTTATTATTCCATTAACCAAACAGCAAAGCAGAGGAGATCAAATATTAAATGGGAAAGTCTTTACGGAAAATGGTTACTCCTATATGATAGAAGAGGAAGCATTAACAAAAGAGCATTTTCTTCATACCTTAAAACAAATGCAAGAAAATAAGCAAGGTATGGCAGAAAAGATGGAAAAGAACAAAAGCAAAAATGCTTTAGAAGAAATTATAAAAGAATTAAATCGCTATTAATATACATGTATCAGGCTATAGGTAGAGTTTGCATCTTCCTCTCTACTTGTAGTCTTTTTCATTATGCAGAAGATGATTTCACTTGATAATTTTGATAGAAAAAGCCAAAATAAGAAAATGGAATTCGTATATTTGAACGGAAAGTAGGTAAAATCCATGCAATCATTTACAGACATTGGATTGTCTTCAACAATTATTGAAAAACTTCATAAACAAGGAATAAAACAGCCAACCCCTATTCAAGCAAAGGTTATTGCACCACTCCTTAAAGGAAGCGATGTAATTGCGCAAGCACAAACAGGTACAGGAAAGACTTTTGCTTTTATATTGCCGATTTTAGAAAAAATGATTATCGATGCAAATCATATACAAACACTAATTTTAACCCCAACTAGAGAACTTGCTATTCAGATAACGAATGAAATCATGAAAATGAAACAGGAAGCAGTAAATGTTCTTGCTGTATACGGGGGACAAGATGTCGACAAACAGTTGAAAGTCTTACAAAAAGACGTTTCCATTGTCGTAGCGACACCAGGAAGATTAATTGACCATATAAAACGAGGAACAATTGATTTAAGCAAAATCTCCTATTTTGTTTTAGATGAAGCAGATCAAATGCTTCATATTGGCTTTTTAGAAGAAATTAGCTATATTATGCGACGTATCCCTAAGTCAAGACAAACAATGCTATTTTCCGCGACTATTTCAAGGGAAGTCGAAAAACTTGCGAAGAAATATACGAAAAACGCCGACTATTTTACTGTTGAAGCAAAACAAGGACCAGCAAAAACCGTTAAGCAAGTAAGTATACATACAACTGATCGTGCCAAGCAAGGTACATTAATGACCTTAGTGAAGGAAGCAAATCCGTATATGGCAGTCATTTTCTGCAGGACGAAACGTCGAGTAACTAAATTATATGAAGTATTGCTCGCAAATAAATTTAGCTGTGGTCAATTACATGGGGATTTATCGCAGACAAAAAGAGAGCAAGTAATGAAAGCATTTCGTGATGGAAAATTCCAATTGTTAATTGCGACAGATGTAGCAGCAAGAGGCTTAGATATTGATGGAATTACACATGTATATAATTATGATATTCCGCAAGATGCGGAGTCTTATGTCCACCGAATCGGCAGAACAGGAAGAGCTGGTACAGAAGGATATGCAGTTACCTTTTATTCATCTGATGATAGACCATTGTTAGATTCAATAGAGAATCAATTAGATATAAAAATAGAAAAAATACAGCAACCCAAAAAGACAGATTCAACTAAACAAAGCGAAGAATCTAAACCAGCGAAAAAGCCATACAAAAAACAAAGCCATACAAAAAAGAAGGACGAAGTTATTCGTTCGTCTCAATCAGATAAAAAGGGAAGTGACAATAAGCGTAAGTCATTTTCAACAAACAATAAACATAGGGGTAATTCAAGTCAATCCCCAACAAAAAAATGGGCGAAACCTAAAAAACGAGATGGAAAAAGATAAAGAAGGTTCCCCTTTGCTTTAGGTTCCTTTTGAGGATTTAAAGGGAGAATTTTAGGCTTAGCTATCCTAATTTTCTACCAGAAAAAACGATTGTATAATGAAGGGAGTTCATTCCATTGTTAAAAAAAGAAATAAATAAGTATATAGAAGAGTGCAAATCACTAAATTCAGGAAAAGTAGTTCTTTTCGAAGAGGAAATGAATTATGTTAGAAAAGAAGGCCTTGCAGACGATCATATGGTGATGGAACAGACAGCTGAGCGTTTTTCTGATTTATATATGGAGCTTGCCAATAAAGAAACAGACGAAGTGGTGCAGGAAAATGCTCAAGAGAGGATTCTTGAGGATACTGTAGACTATTTAGAGAGAAATATAGACATTTATCTCTATGTAGAGACAAAAGCATTTGACATTGTCTCTATCGATTCTATGTCCATAGAAGTTGATTCTGTTTTTGGTACCTATGAAGTTTTATGTGGATTAAAGAGTCCTAAAAAAACAGAAAAAGAAATTCGAGCATTTATGGAGAATCAACTAATAGGTGATGACACGCCTTACCAATTAATGTTCAATGGTAACGATGGCGTTTGGGATGTCAATTTCCCGTTAGAAAAAATCAACGGCTTCGATAAAGAAATGCAAATCGGGGATGCGTTAAAATTAGCTTATTTATTTTTATTCTCTTTAAATGAAAAATTATCAGCATAGCACTTTTTTGTTTTGAAACCGGATAAAATTAGATACATTTCGAATGTTTGGAAGCGAGGGAGAGACTTGACAAAAGAATCAAATCAAAAAATACAGATCAAATCTAGCGAATTTTCATGGAATAGCGAAAACGGTGTATTCCACTTTGACGGCGCTCCAGCACTATTATTTTGGGATAATGCATTTGAGATTTTTTTAAGCACCATTATGGAAATTTCCGGTCCTGATGCATCTAATGCCGTTTTTGAGACAACTGGTTTCCGGATGGGACTGCTAGTAAATGATTATTATCAAAATCGCTTTTCCATTGAAGAAATTATCAAGAAATATAGTGAAATATATTCAAGTGCGGGCTGGGGAAATGTAACGATAACATCGTTTAACAAAGACAAGCAAACGGTAACGGTACGTTTGAAAAATTCATGGGAGCACCGAATCTTCCAATCTTTAAATCCAAGCCAATCTGCTGTATTATTACCGAGTCATTGGGCAGGTGTTTTTAGCGGACTATTTAAAGAAAAGATGTGGTATGAGTTAACTAAAAGTCAAACGAGGGGAGATGAATATGATGAATTAAACATATTCGTTTCTAACCACACTCCCCATCAAAGTGTCCATGAACTAGTAAGAGGGAAAGAAACAAAATACATTACAGAATTAGAAACAATAGTTGAGGACCGCACGAAAGAGCTATCCACTTTGATCAGGCATTTATCTACACCAGTCATGCCTGTCATGAAAGGCATCCTCGCTATACCGCTAATTGGGAAATTTAATGAAGAGCGTTTTGAAGATTTACTGCAAAAAGGTTTGCAGGAATTTTCCGAGCGTCGAGCAAGTTATTTACTTCTTGATTTAACTGGAATAAGCGAATTCGATCAGTTTATTATTTTTCGACTGCAGGAATTGGTAAAAGCAATTGAATTAATTGGCGGGGAATGCATCCTCGTAGGGATTAATCCACATTTAAGTGTGCAAATTATTCAATCAGGCGTTGATTTAAAATATATCCATACCTTTGCGACATTAGAACAAGGCATTGAATATGCAATTGAAGCTCTTGGTTATCGGATTGAGAAACAACCCTGAGTTAACGAAATAAAATAGTATCCATCCCCATAGCTTAAGAGAATTAACCTTCCTGCTAAACTATGGGTTTTGGTTTATCCGATTAAGAGAGTGCCTGCAATTACATTCATGCATCATTTAGAATTATTCTCCAAATGTCTTATCCCCACAGGCTATGGATTCTCTTAAACAGATTGAATCTGAGAGAATTTAACTTAAGAAGATTCTAAACTTCTTGTAGAATATGTTAAAGAAAAACACTAAACTCTCTTATCTAGATTTGGCAGGAGTAATTAATATTTTAAGAACATAATGGGATCTGCCGACTAAATGAGGATATCATACGAAGTAAGTTACAATCTAGAAAGTCGAATTCCTATCAACATTAAGGAATTCGACTTTCTAGAGCAGATAATTCTTTTTGTATTAGTGCTCGGAATTCAGCGTCTTTTAAAAATTTCAGTTTAAAGCCATTCAAATTTCGAGATAGTTTTGTTTGTTCAAATGAAGTCAAATCATTTGCAAAAAAGGCCAACTCAGTCTGGTTACCGTCTTTATCTGTAGCATACATTGCCGTTGTAATAATAAATGCAGTAGATCCACCCTTTTGCCCTGCATGAACAAGCCATTTTCGATTGTTTGGATTTTCCATTAACTGTTCCATTACTGGATC of Niallia circulans contains these proteins:
- a CDS encoding DEAD/DEAH box helicase — its product is MQSFTDIGLSSTIIEKLHKQGIKQPTPIQAKVIAPLLKGSDVIAQAQTGTGKTFAFILPILEKMIIDANHIQTLILTPTRELAIQITNEIMKMKQEAVNVLAVYGGQDVDKQLKVLQKDVSIVVATPGRLIDHIKRGTIDLSKISYFVLDEADQMLHIGFLEEISYIMRRIPKSRQTMLFSATISREVEKLAKKYTKNADYFTVEAKQGPAKTVKQVSIHTTDRAKQGTLMTLVKEANPYMAVIFCRTKRRVTKLYEVLLANKFSCGQLHGDLSQTKREQVMKAFRDGKFQLLIATDVAARGLDIDGITHVYNYDIPQDAESYVHRIGRTGRAGTEGYAVTFYSSDDRPLLDSIENQLDIKIEKIQQPKKTDSTKQSEESKPAKKPYKKQSHTKKKDEVIRSSQSDKKGSDNKRKSFSTNNKHRGNSSQSPTKKWAKPKKRDGKR
- a CDS encoding branched-chain amino acid aminotransferase, with protein sequence MLKKEINKYIEECKSLNSGKVVLFEEEMNYVRKEGLADDHMVMEQTAERFSDLYMELANKETDEVVQENAQERILEDTVDYLERNIDIYLYVETKAFDIVSIDSMSIEVDSVFGTYEVLCGLKSPKKTEKEIRAFMENQLIGDDTPYQLMFNGNDGVWDVNFPLEKINGFDKEMQIGDALKLAYLFLFSLNEKLSA
- a CDS encoding STAS domain-containing protein, which codes for MTKESNQKIQIKSSEFSWNSENGVFHFDGAPALLFWDNAFEIFLSTIMEISGPDASNAVFETTGFRMGLLVNDYYQNRFSIEEIIKKYSEIYSSAGWGNVTITSFNKDKQTVTVRLKNSWEHRIFQSLNPSQSAVLLPSHWAGVFSGLFKEKMWYELTKSQTRGDEYDELNIFVSNHTPHQSVHELVRGKETKYITELETIVEDRTKELSTLIRHLSTPVMPVMKGILAIPLIGKFNEERFEDLLQKGLQEFSERRASYLLLDLTGISEFDQFIIFRLQELVKAIELIGGECILVGINPHLSVQIIQSGVDLKYIHTFATLEQGIEYAIEALGYRIEKQP